In the genome of Vespa crabro chromosome 17, iyVesCrab1.2, whole genome shotgun sequence, one region contains:
- the LOC124430015 gene encoding phosphomannomutase isoform X1 yields the protein MIKLTSTPKDKLLEETIRMSKKIICLFDIDGTLTEPRQPIKSNVEKFLLTVLKKDFDIAVVSGSDLNKIKEQLGSENIFEKYKYIFAENGLVAFRDGNLLPSQTIQNMIGEDALQDVINFSLKYVSELKLPFKRGTFIEFRTGMLNISPVGRNCTKEEREQFYEYDIENQVRQKFIQALKKEFPNLALTYSIGGQISFDVFPIGWDKTYCLRHIQGYEEIHFFGDKTTIGGNDHEIYESDLTVGHRVTGPEDTINQLNILTTLVKENKEKEQMAIPMQCV from the exons atgataaaacttaCATCGACGCCAAAAGATAA ATTATTGGAAGAAACTATTAGGATgtcaaaaaaaatcatatgttTATTTGATATAGATGGCACTTTAACTGAACCAAGACAa CCAATCAAAAGCAATGTggagaaatttcttttgaccgttttgaaaaaagattttgaCATTGCCGTAGTTAGTGGATCagatttgaataaaattaaggAACAACTTGGTagtgaaaatatatttgagaaatataaatacatttttgcaGAGAATGGACTCGTTGCTTTCAGGGATGGCAATTTATTACCGTCACAG acaaTTCAAAATATGATTGGAGAAGATGCACTACAAGATGTAATAAATTTCTCATTAAAATATGTATCAGAACTTAAATTACCTTTTAAACGTGGAACTTTCATAGAGTTTAGAACTGGCATGCTTAACATTTCACCGGTCGGACGTAATTGTACAAAGGAAGAACGTGAACAATTTTATGAATATGACATAGAAAATCAAGTGCGCCAAAAATTCATACAAGCACTTAAGAAAGAGTTTCCTAATTTGGCCTTGACATATAGCATAG GTGGACAAATATCTTTCGATGTGTTCCCAATTGGTTGGGATAAAACGTATTGTTTAAGACATATACAAGGCTATGaggaaatacatttttttggTGATAAAACAACGATCGGTGGCAATGATCatgaaatttatgaaagtGATTTAACTGTTGGACATCGTGTAACTGGCCCTGAAGATACAATTAATCAGCTAAATATCCTTACAACTcttgttaaagaaaataaggaaaaggaaCAAATGGCAATACCAATGCAATGCGTATAA
- the LOC124429964 gene encoding pre-mRNA-splicing regulator female-lethal(2)D-like isoform X2, with the protein MVPCILRPRKHCAGPEYYGELASLRESEDKFRQQHIEASHREKILVRRLASKEQELQECVNQISEMKAAQVPSAASLRSALLDPAVNILIQKLRQELVTTKAKLEDTQSELSAWKFTPDSNTGKRLMAKCRLLYQENEELGRMIASGRIAKLEGELALQKSFSEEVKKSQSELDEFLQDLDEDVEGMQSTIYFLQQELRKARESVILLQQENAVLKITGAAGENNSTNLTNGLSPHTSSIKKEKTEDNIAIEVKSSKLLTEGSDMCKTTRTSPLLDNNKLLQSERASIERGVDRIDRKTNQTDQNDESSSDSAALIIKVENEELSDREEDHEENRNNKKTLRTKSYDKYSGKTNGDEVLTRATRGRERTKRDKSAPSSDDERTHKKKRRESVLSLDYNDADDDALVLTNGETLQSDPE; encoded by the exons ATGGTCCCATGCATCCTTCGGCCTAGAAAACACTGTGCTGGTCCTGAATATTATG GTGAATTAGCTTCGTTGAGAGAATCAGAAGACAAGTTCAGACAGCAGCATATCGAAGCATCTCATCGTGAAAAGATCTTAGTGAGGAGGCTAGCCTCTAAAGAACAAGAACTGCAAGAATGTGTT AATCAAATATCTGAAATGAAAGCAGCCCAAGTTCCATCTGCTGCTTCGTTAAGATCCGCTTTGTTAGATCCAGctgtaaatattttgatacaaAAATTAAGGCAAGAATTGGTCACAACAAAAGCTAAATTAGAAGATACACAGAGTGAATTAAGTGCATGGAAATTCACACCAGATAg TAACACTGGAAAAAGGTTAATGGCCAAGTGTAGATTATTATATCAAGAAAATGAGGAATTGGGTCGAATGATAGCCAGTGGTAGAATTGCTAAATTAGAGGGTGAACTTGCATTACAAAAAAGTTTCAGCGAAGAAGTCAAAAAATCTCAAtcag AGTTAGACGAATTTCTTCAAGACCTAGATGAAGATGTGGAGGGTATGCAAAGTACAATTTATTTCTTGCAACAAGAATTACGTAAGGCACGAGAGTCGGTTATTTTATTGCAACAAGAAAATGCGGTATTGAAAATAACCGGCGCTGCCGGTGAGAATAATTCAACAAATTTAACTAACGGATTATCACCCCATACATCTTCaatcaaaaaggaaaaaacggaGGATAATATAGCTATAGAAGTAAAGAGCTCGAAACTATTAACAGAAGGAAGTGATATGTGTAAAACTACGAGAACTTCACCGTTactagataataataaactactTCAAAGTGAGCGCGCAAGTATTGAAAGAGGAGTAGATCGAATAGACAGAAAAACAAATCAAACAGATCAGAATGACGAAAGTTCGAGCGATTCGGCTGCTTTAATAATCAAAGTCGAAAATGAAGAGTTAAGTGATAGGGAAGAAGATCACGAGGAAAatcgaaataacaaaaaaacattGAGGACTAAGAGTTATGATAAATACAGTGGAAAAACTAACGGGGATGAAGTATTGACTAGAGCGACTAGGGGTAGGGAAAGGACAAAAAGGGACAAAAGTGCACCGAGCAGTGATGACGAAAGGacgcataaaaagaaaagaagagagagtgtTCTTTCTCTGGACTATAACGACGCTGACGATGATGCATTAGTTCTGACCAATGGTGAGACTCTTCAAAGTGATCCCGAGTGA
- the LOC124430015 gene encoding phosphomannomutase isoform X2 codes for MSKKIICLFDIDGTLTEPRQPIKSNVEKFLLTVLKKDFDIAVVSGSDLNKIKEQLGSENIFEKYKYIFAENGLVAFRDGNLLPSQTIQNMIGEDALQDVINFSLKYVSELKLPFKRGTFIEFRTGMLNISPVGRNCTKEEREQFYEYDIENQVRQKFIQALKKEFPNLALTYSIGGQISFDVFPIGWDKTYCLRHIQGYEEIHFFGDKTTIGGNDHEIYESDLTVGHRVTGPEDTINQLNILTTLVKENKEKEQMAIPMQCV; via the exons ATgtcaaaaaaaatcatatgttTATTTGATATAGATGGCACTTTAACTGAACCAAGACAa CCAATCAAAAGCAATGTggagaaatttcttttgaccgttttgaaaaaagattttgaCATTGCCGTAGTTAGTGGATCagatttgaataaaattaaggAACAACTTGGTagtgaaaatatatttgagaaatataaatacatttttgcaGAGAATGGACTCGTTGCTTTCAGGGATGGCAATTTATTACCGTCACAG acaaTTCAAAATATGATTGGAGAAGATGCACTACAAGATGTAATAAATTTCTCATTAAAATATGTATCAGAACTTAAATTACCTTTTAAACGTGGAACTTTCATAGAGTTTAGAACTGGCATGCTTAACATTTCACCGGTCGGACGTAATTGTACAAAGGAAGAACGTGAACAATTTTATGAATATGACATAGAAAATCAAGTGCGCCAAAAATTCATACAAGCACTTAAGAAAGAGTTTCCTAATTTGGCCTTGACATATAGCATAG GTGGACAAATATCTTTCGATGTGTTCCCAATTGGTTGGGATAAAACGTATTGTTTAAGACATATACAAGGCTATGaggaaatacatttttttggTGATAAAACAACGATCGGTGGCAATGATCatgaaatttatgaaagtGATTTAACTGTTGGACATCGTGTAACTGGCCCTGAAGATACAATTAATCAGCTAAATATCCTTACAACTcttgttaaagaaaataaggaaaaggaaCAAATGGCAATACCAATGCAATGCGTATAA
- the LOC124429963 gene encoding gamma-tubulin complex component 3 produces the protein MSGSEEENVADLVQKMIISFFGEQKQELVRRFMRFSLELFSSIQGVETLREDEILVASSIRSKLSSQDAARFDKLHNDLRIGPLRNRISVLVFLLNLNQSTEQRRDKLFSFPDIKSSLNTPVVSISGQPSQSSWSQAQQVVSINTMETNIRGPLVNQNNVFREEYVSEDVLIQDLIYCFQGIEGKFLKLDSNYGFQIDPVANISSSQKQAVLRLSELGYLYNTLRRSAERISAAGIGRVAESFVAVLQKELSEYYKFIAIMQEEVNRSQNQLGHYGITLSHLHIWAYDPLETLKWLASVTRACQGQKGGLLASTIYEFSYHGDASAKKLMKRILESVCVPLYNMLMRWITDGQLDDPYNEFFIETCADVAGDRMWHEKYQVRNAMVPSFITKGQAKMILGTGKSINFLREVCKDFSPWQQGRETEMFKNTEDQYNAVEIFLDMDPDGRLQTIMDAIYKETSTRVVEILTKQCHLLDHLQGIKSYLLLGQGHFIQHLMHLLEPELAKPANSLYPHNISSILETAIRATSTNLEDVDVQRRLDVRLLGPSDNETGWDIFILDYNVDGPIGTIFEPCSQTYQTVFFALWRAKRMESILSAIWKQQITSAKIFRKMPEILPIQNQIHLITSSMVHLVHQLQYYFLFEVIECSWDAFNKQLGQASSLDEIIAAHDQFVDAVRRGILLDEKSQELMDHLRSVYSPILDLQSLVETFLIRATQEHEAKLSADNFSQAISEQTKSWGRSTANDIDTKERQTAFLKYLNTLSIQLRLLYRTYQDRVKKFLLMLAFAEDVSLQLLSVRLDFNEYYKRKDSRLVVPLTYQHRRQSDQSFLITK, from the exons atgAGTGGttcagaagaagaaaatgttgcTGATTTGGTTCAAAAAATgatcatttcgtttttcggagAACAGAAACAAG AACTTGTTAGAAGATTTATGAGATTCTCCTTGGAGTTGTTTTCATCTATTCAAGGAGTAGAAACTCTAAGGGAAGATGAAATATTGGTTGCCAGTTCTATAAGAAGTAAATTGTCGTCTCAAGATGCAGCACGATTTGATAAGTTGCACAATGATTTGAGAATTGGg cCCTTGAGAAACCGTATAAGCGTTCTAGTATTTCTACTGAACTTAAATCAATCGACTGAGCAAAGAAGAgacaaacttttttcttttccagaCATAAAGTCTAGTTTAAATACTCCTGTCGTATCTATCAGCG GACAACCATCTCAGTCCTCATGGAGTCAGGCACAGCAGGTTGTTTCTATAAATACTATGGAGACAAATATACGAGGTCCTCTTGTAAATCAAAACAATGTATTTCGAGAAGAATATGTTTCAGAGGATGTATTGATACAAGATCTAATATATTGTTTCCAAGGTATCGAagggaaatttttaaaattagatTCAAATTATGGATTTCAAATTGATCCTGTAGCAAACATCAGTAGTTCACAAAAGCAAGCTGTTTTGAGATTGAGCGAGCTtggttatttatataatactttacgCAGAAGTGCAGAAAGAATATCTGCAGCGGGTATAGGTAGAGTTGCAGAAAGTTTTGTTGCAGTATTGCAAAAAGAATTATCAGAATATTATAAGTTCATTGCTATAATGCAGGAAGAAGTAAACAG GTCACAAAATCAGCTGGGTCATTATGGAATCACACTTTCACACTTACATATTTGGGCATATGATCCTTTGGAAACTTTGAAATGGCTAGCGAGTGTGACCAGAGCCTGTCAAGGCCAAAAAGGAGGATTATTGGCTTCAACCATATATGAGTTCAGTTATCACGGCGATGCAAGtgcaaaaaaattaatgaaaagaatattggAAAGTGTTTGTGTTCCATTGTACAATATGCTGATGAGATGGATCACGGATGGACAATTGGATGATCCATATAATGAGTTTTTTATTGAAACATGTGCAGACGTAGCAGGAGATAGGATGTGGCATGAAAAATATCAAGTTAGAAATGCAATGGTGCCTTCTTTTATTACTAAAGGACAAGCAAAAATGATATTAGGAACAGGAAAGAGTATTAATTTCTTACGTGAAGTATGTAAAGACTTTTCGCCATGGCAACAAGGCCGAGAAAcggaaatgtttaaaaatacgGAAGACCAATATAATG CAGTCGAGATATTCCTTGATATGGATCCAGATGGCCGTTTACAGACGATTATGGATGCAATTTATAAGGAAACATCTACAAGAGTTGTTGAAATTTTAACAAAACAATGTCATCTTCTTGATCACTTACAAGGAATAAAAAGTTATCTGTTACTTGGCCAAGGACACTTTATCCAACACCTCATGCACTTATTAGA GCCAGAATTGGCAAAACCAGCAAATTCTTTATATCCACATAACATATCGTCCATATTGGAAACAGCAATAAGAGCAACAAGTACAAATTTAGAGGACGTAGATGTGCAAAGACGTTTAGATGTTAGATTATTAGGGCCTTCAGATAATGAAACAGGAtgggatatatttatattggatTATAACGTTGATGGACCTATAGGGACT ATTTTCGAGCCGTGTAGTCAGACTTATCAAACGGTATTTTTTGCATTATGGAGGGCAAAAAGAATGGAATCAATATTGTCTGCAATATGGAAGCAACAAATTACATCggcaaaaatatttcgaaaaatgcCAGAAATTTTGCCTATTCAAAATCAAATTCATCTTATTACAAGCAGCATGGTTCATTTGGTTCATCAATTgcagtattattttttatttgag GTAATTGAGTGTTCTTGGGATGCATTTAATAAACAACTTGGACAAGCATCTTCACTCGACGAAATAATAGCTGCTCATGATCAATTTGTAGATGCAGTAAGACGTGGTATCTTATTGGATGAAAAATCTCAA gaATTAATGGATCATCTACGTTCTGTCTATAGTCCAATTTTAGACTTACAAAGTCTTGTAGAAACATTTCTTATACGTGCTACTCAAGAACATGAGGCAAAGTTATCTGCTGATAATTTCTCACAAGCCATAAGTGAACAAACAAAATCATGGGGACGAAGCACTGCTAATGATATAGATACTAAAGAACGTCAAACagcatttttaaaatatttgaacacTCTATCTATTCAACTAAGATTATTGTACAGAACTTATCag GATAGAgtgaaaaaatttctattaatgcTTGCCTTCGCGGAAGATGTTTCTTTGCAATTACTCAGCGTACGACTAGATTTTAACgaatattacaaaagaaaagatagccgATTAGTTGTGCCATTGACGTATCAGCATCGTAGGCAGAGCGATCAAAGTTTTCTTATCACTAAATGA
- the LOC124430012 gene encoding beta-1,3-galactosyltransferase 6: MFICRNVRNAFVTMLTKNYHLRINIPTLLVTLSFLFLCVHYLSSAKCSSSDQMIQDKSKFRLIILILTSPENLEQRDTVRKTWLSEKHASVKHLFAVGTLNVLPEQRDTLLSEKQKFNDLLLLPKLQDSYRTLTKKLLYSLKEIYEYYDFDYLLKCDDDTFVLVHKILRELDKWQNKSTKRELYWGFFNGKAQVKRSGPWKEMDWILCDYYLPYALGGGYILSYNLIQFIISNMEILKLHNSEDVSVGLWLAPLANIERKHDVRFDTEYRSRGCSNQYIVMHKQTIRNMRNMYEYYQTSGALCPKEIRNRMSYRYNWTVPPSQCCTRQTGIP, translated from the exons atgtttatcTGTCGTAATGTAAGAAATGCGTTcgtaacaatgttaacaaaaaACTATCATTTAAGAATCAATATACCGACGTTACTTGTtacactttcttttcttttcttatgcGTACATTATTTATCATCCGCAAAGTGTTCGTCCAGCGATCAAATGATCCAAGATAAATCCAAATTCAggctaataatattaattctaacGAGTCCAGAAAATTTGGAGCAAAGGGATACTGTTAGGAAAACGTGGCTTTCCGAAAAACATGCATCGGTAAAGCATCTTTTTGCAGTGGGAACATTGAATGTTCTACCCGAACAAAGAGATACGTTACTGTccgagaaacaaaaatttaatgatttacTTTTGTTACCGAAGTTGCAAGATTCTTATAGAACTTTGACGAAGAAACTTCTGTACTCTCTTAAAGAGATTTATGAGTATTACGATTTTGATTATTTACTTAAATGCGACGACGACACATTCGTTCttgtacataaaatattaagagaATTAGACAAATGGCAAAATAAAAGTACAAAGAGAGAATTGTATTGGGGTTTCTTCAATGGAAAAGCACAAGTGAAAAGGAGCGGACCATGGAAAGAAATGGATTGGATCTTATGCGATTACTATTTGCCATATGCGTTAGGCGGTGGATATATTTTGTCATATAATCTTATCCAGttcattattagtaatatGGAAATTCTTAA aCTGCACAATTCAGAAGATGTCTCTGTTGGATTATGGCTTGCACCATTAgcaaatatagaaagaaagcaTGACGTACGCTTTGATACAGAATATAGATCACGTGGTTGTTCTAATCAATACATAGTTATGCATAAGCAAACCATACGAAATATGAgaaatatgtatgaatattatCAAACTTCTGGAGCACTTTGTCctaaagaaattagaaatcgTATGAGTTACAGATATAATTGGACTGTACCACCTAGTCAGTGTTGCACTAGACAAACAGGAATTCCTTAA
- the LOC124430123 gene encoding uncharacterized protein LOC124430123 translates to MLIGFRKLNGANFDPAIGLAKKEKKKRGEKKTKMDVLLPPCRDKRDKLYWIFTYIQILARSLSRIMLYACVTRRHIRTKDISSTCLHIVLVDFSVRRSFNANKKKDHRKDNASFYVSLFLYSEE, encoded by the exons ATGTTAATAGGCTTTCGGAAGTTGAATGGTGCGAATTTTGATCCAGCGATAGGATT agctaagaaagaaaaaaagaagagaggtgaaaaaaagacgaagatgGACGTTTTGTTGCCACCTTGTAGGGATAAGCGTGAcaa ATTATATTGGATTTTCacatatattcaaatattggCGCGAAGTTTATCGAGGATTATGCTGTACGCATGCGTGACGCGACGCCATATTCGTACAAAGGACATCAGCTCGACATGCCTTCACATCGTCCTTGTTGATTTTAG cGTGCGTCGATCATTTAATGCCAACAAAAAGAAGGACCATCGGAAGGACAATGCGAGTTTCTACGTCAGTCTGTTTTTGTACTCCGAGGAATAA
- the LOC124430121 gene encoding dual specificity mitogen-activated protein kinase kinase 6: protein MAFRKGKRNLKLQVSDEALAPVTPPRNLDKRTTITIGEKTFVVEADDLETLCILGRGAYGVVDKMRHKQSGTIMAVKRITATVNTQEQKRLLMDLDISMRSSACPYTVQFYGALFREGDVWICMEVMDMSLDKFYTKVYKHGRAIPEDILGKVAFAVVSALHYLYSKLRVIHRDVKPSNILINREGEVKICDFGISGYLVDSVAKTIDAGCKPYMAPERIDPSGNPSQYDIRSDVWSLGISLVELATGKFPYESWGTPFEQLKQVVKDEAPKLPPGKFSSSFEEFINKCLMKDYTARPNYSQLLELSFIKEHAKKDTDVAEFVGQILDLPELEQLA from the exons ATGGCTTTTCGAAAAGGAAAACGGAACTTGAAATTGCAAGTCTCTGATGAAGCTCTTGCTCCTGT GACACCTCCAAGAAATTTAGATAAAAGAACTACGATAACTATAGGCGAGAAAACATTTGTCGTAGAGGCAGATGATTTAGAGACATTGTGTATACTTGGACGCGGGGCTTATGGCGTTGTCGATAAAATGCGACATAAACAAAGTGGTACCATCATGGCAGttaag AGGATAACTGCCACGGTCAACACGCAAGAACAGAAACGTTTACTTATGGATTTGGATATTTCTATGCGTAGTTCGGCGTGTCCTTATACTGTACAATTCTATGGAGCATTGTTTAGAGAAGGCGATGTCTGGATATGTATGGAGGTGATGGACATGAGtcttgataaattttatacaaaagtTTACAAACATGGACGTGCAATTCCAGAGGATATCTTAGGAAAAGTGGCATTTGCT GTAGTTAGTGCATTGCATTACCTCTATTCGAAACTAAGGGTTATACATAGAGATGTCAAGCCCAGtaatattctcattaatcGAGAGGGTGAAGTTAAAATCTGTGATTTTGGAATTTCTGGTTACCTTGTTGATTCCGTTGCTAAAACTATAGACGCTGGATGTAAACCATACATGGCT cCAGAAAGGATAGATCCATCAGGAAATCCTTCACAGTATGACATCAGATCTGATGTCTGGTCTTTAGGAATTTCTCTTGTCGAATTAGCTACAGGAAAGTTTCCTTATGAATCATGGGGTACACCATTTGAACAATTAAAACAAGTTGTTAAAGACGAAGCACCAAAATTACCTCCTGGCAAGTTCTCATCTAGTTTTGAggaatttattaacaaatg TTTGATGAAGGACTATACTGCTCGTCCAAATTACAGTCAACTTCTGGAGCTCAGTTTCATTAAAGAACATGCAAAAAAAGATACCGATGTTGCTGAGTTCGTCGGACAAATTCTAGATTTACCCGAACTTGAGCAACTTGCATAG
- the LOC124429966 gene encoding uncharacterized protein LOC124429966, with product MESNDRKNVYLSKNPDNSLNSGMRDTMIVNPGNIPPECGDGVMKPVSVSGVSSNQAKWSNAQNKNFIINAVPVKNEIVHLEGGTHCNKKMYYYDRHYGHEETERPTRRGTKRYRDKDAPKRALSAFFYFCQELRGKMRELHPEMGVGDIAKELGKLWMTTDLQTKSKYMAIAEEDRVRYEREIIAYNKRMKNYDPEDVGTV from the exons ATGGAGTCTAATGACAGAAAGAATGTTTATCTTTCTAAAAATCctgataattctttaaattctGGAATGAGAGATACTATGATTGTTAATCCTGGAAATATTCCCCCAG AATGTGGCGATGGAGTAATGAAGCCTGTAAGTGTTTCTGGCGTTTCTTCTAATCAAGCAAAATGGTCTAATgctcaaaataaaaattttattatcaatgctGTACCGGTAAAAAATGAA ATAGTTCACCTCGAAGGTGGGACACATTGCAATAAAAAGATGTATTATTACGATAGACATTATGGTCATGAAGAAACTGAAAGACCAACACGTAGAGGAacaaagagatatagagacaAGGATGCTCCAAAGCGCGCAct ttCTGCATTTTTCTACTTTTGCCAAGAATTACGTGGTAAAATGAGAGAATTGCATCCAGAAATGGGTGTAGGTGATATTGCCAAAGAATTGGGTAAACTTTGGATGACTACTGATCTGCAAACTAAATCGAAATATATGGCTATTGCTGAAGAAGACAGAGTTAGATATGAGAGA gAAATAATAGCATATaataaaaggatgaaaaacTATGATCCAGAAGATGTTGGAACAGTGTGA
- the LOC124429965 gene encoding activator of basal transcription 1-like produces the protein MMTDTEHVENFKKKKSGIIYLSTIPKYMNITKVREIFSTYGKVGRVYLQLAENMEVVKKRKPVKHFTEGWVEFESKKVAKYVAAVLNNKQISMRKKSKFFDVIWNIKYLPRFKWIHLSERLAYERAVYKQRLHTEIAQAKRETNYISYNIDRSKRLIKKKLKGEATNFVLPKIKQRETDAEIRNMKGETEIKNRDEILKSLFG, from the exons aTGATGACTGATACGGAACACgtggaaaattttaaaaagaaaaaaagtggaattatttatttatcaacaaTTCCCAAATATATGAACATTACAAAAGTACGAGAAATATTTTCCACTTATGGAAAAGTTGGCAGAGTGTATTTACAATTAGCCGAAAATA TGGAGGTTGTTAAGAAGAGAAAACCTGTGAAACATTTTACAGAAGGGTGGGTGGAATTTGAAAGTAAGAAAGTAGCTAAATATGTAGCAGCAGtattaaataacaaacaaaTTTCCATgcgtaaaaaaagtaaattttttgatgtcatatggaatataaaatatttaccacG ATTTAAATGGATTCATTTAAGCGAACGTTTGGCATATGAGCGAGCAGTTTACAAGCAAAGACTCCATACAGAAATTGCTCAGGCAAAAAGAGAAaccaattatatttcttataatattgatagaaGTAAAAGATTAATCAAGAAGAAACTGAAAGGAGAAGCGACAAATTTTGTCTTACCTAAAATCAAACAGAGGGAGACGGATGCAGAAATTAGAAACATGAAGGGGGAAACCGAGATAAAAAATAGAgatgaaattttaaaatctttatttggTTAA
- the LOC124429964 gene encoding pre-mRNA-splicing regulator WTAP-like isoform X1 — MAEECNEVKSAGPSSPRSPLSNGTGVKACSPHSPRQPRRIKLTGQQLDNLTKEELAAKWQEQDLYVEYLEAQAAAQEGELASLRESEDKFRQQHIEASHREKILVRRLASKEQELQECVNQISEMKAAQVPSAASLRSALLDPAVNILIQKLRQELVTTKAKLEDTQSELSAWKFTPDSNTGKRLMAKCRLLYQENEELGRMIASGRIAKLEGELALQKSFSEEVKKSQSELDEFLQDLDEDVEGMQSTIYFLQQELRKARESVILLQQENAVLKITGAAGENNSTNLTNGLSPHTSSIKKEKTEDNIAIEVKSSKLLTEGSDMCKTTRTSPLLDNNKLLQSERASIERGVDRIDRKTNQTDQNDESSSDSAALIIKVENEELSDREEDHEENRNNKKTLRTKSYDKYSGKTNGDEVLTRATRGRERTKRDKSAPSSDDERTHKKKRRESVLSLDYNDADDDALVLTNGETLQSDPE; from the exons ATGGCAGAGGAGTGCAACGAGGTTAAATCAGCAGGACCATCTTCACCAAGAAGTCCACTCAGCAATGGAACAGGTGTAAAAGCTTGTAGTCCACATTCTCCGAGACAACCAAGGCGTATAAAGCTAACAGGACAACAATTGGATAACTTAACAAAGGAGGAATTGGCAGCCAAGTGGCAAGAACAGGATTTATATGTGGAATATCTAGAGGCCCAAGCAGCAGCCCAGGAAG GTGAATTAGCTTCGTTGAGAGAATCAGAAGACAAGTTCAGACAGCAGCATATCGAAGCATCTCATCGTGAAAAGATCTTAGTGAGGAGGCTAGCCTCTAAAGAACAAGAACTGCAAGAATGTGTT AATCAAATATCTGAAATGAAAGCAGCCCAAGTTCCATCTGCTGCTTCGTTAAGATCCGCTTTGTTAGATCCAGctgtaaatattttgatacaaAAATTAAGGCAAGAATTGGTCACAACAAAAGCTAAATTAGAAGATACACAGAGTGAATTAAGTGCATGGAAATTCACACCAGATAg TAACACTGGAAAAAGGTTAATGGCCAAGTGTAGATTATTATATCAAGAAAATGAGGAATTGGGTCGAATGATAGCCAGTGGTAGAATTGCTAAATTAGAGGGTGAACTTGCATTACAAAAAAGTTTCAGCGAAGAAGTCAAAAAATCTCAAtcag AGTTAGACGAATTTCTTCAAGACCTAGATGAAGATGTGGAGGGTATGCAAAGTACAATTTATTTCTTGCAACAAGAATTACGTAAGGCACGAGAGTCGGTTATTTTATTGCAACAAGAAAATGCGGTATTGAAAATAACCGGCGCTGCCGGTGAGAATAATTCAACAAATTTAACTAACGGATTATCACCCCATACATCTTCaatcaaaaaggaaaaaacggaGGATAATATAGCTATAGAAGTAAAGAGCTCGAAACTATTAACAGAAGGAAGTGATATGTGTAAAACTACGAGAACTTCACCGTTactagataataataaactactTCAAAGTGAGCGCGCAAGTATTGAAAGAGGAGTAGATCGAATAGACAGAAAAACAAATCAAACAGATCAGAATGACGAAAGTTCGAGCGATTCGGCTGCTTTAATAATCAAAGTCGAAAATGAAGAGTTAAGTGATAGGGAAGAAGATCACGAGGAAAatcgaaataacaaaaaaacattGAGGACTAAGAGTTATGATAAATACAGTGGAAAAACTAACGGGGATGAAGTATTGACTAGAGCGACTAGGGGTAGGGAAAGGACAAAAAGGGACAAAAGTGCACCGAGCAGTGATGACGAAAGGacgcataaaaagaaaagaagagagagtgtTCTTTCTCTGGACTATAACGACGCTGACGATGATGCATTAGTTCTGACCAATGGTGAGACTCTTCAAAGTGATCCCGAGTGA